CTCCAACAGCAGGAGTAGGTGCTAATGATAAATCTATAATTCCAAAAGGAACATTTAATCTTTTTGAAGCTTCTTGAGCTACTAATTGTCCAACTCTTGTTATTTTAAATGCAGTTTTCTTAACTACTTCACAAAGAGTTTCAAAATCAGCATCTCTAGCTTCTGTAAGAGCTTTTTTAACAACTCCAGGTCCACTAACTCCAACGTTAATTACACAGTCAGCTTCTCCAACACCATGGAATGCTCCAGCCATAAATGGGTTATCCTCAACTGCATTACAGAAAACTACAAATTTAGCACAACCAATACTATCTCTATCTTTTGTAAGTTCAGCAGTTTCTTTTATAATTTCTCCCATTTTTTTAACTGCATTCATATTTAATCCATTTCTTGAAGTTCCTATATTAACAGATGAACATACTCTTTCAGTTACTGCAAGTGCTTCTGGGATAGAATCAAGAAGAATTCTATCAGAAGGAGTACACCCTTTTTGTACAAGAGCAGAGAATCCACCTATAAAGTTAACTCCACAAGCTTCAGCAGCTTTATCTAAAGTTTTAGCAATACTTACATAAGAATCTGTTTTACATCCTGCTGCAGCTATTGCAATAGGAGTTACAGATATTCTTTTGTTTACAACTGGTATTCCAAAATGTTTTGCAATTTCATCTCCAACTTTTACTAAGTCTTTAGCATAAGTTGTTATTTTTTTATATATATTTTCGTTAAATTTATTTATATCTGGATCAGCACAATCTATCAGACTAATACCCATAGTTATAGTACGTACATCAAGATTCTCTTCAGCAATCATTCTATTTGTTTCTTGAATCTCCACTCTGGAAATCATATTAATTTTCCTCCTATAAACCCTTTATTTAATAATTAGATACGGTGCATACAATTAAAGATATCTTCATGTTGCATTGAAACAATAACACCTAGCTCTTTTCCTATTCCTTTTAGCTCTTCAGCAGCTACTTCCATAGGTTTTGATATTTTAGAAATATCAACAATCATCATCATATTAAAATATCCATCTACAATAGTTTGAGAAATATCAAGGATATTTATATTTACCTCTGATAAATAAGCACATGTTTTAGCTATGATACCTACTTTATCCTTACCAAATACAGTAATAACACACTTCATTTTCTTCCTCCTGAAATTTTTAATTTATATGAATAGTTTTTGAACAACTTTGAAATATTATTTTATTATAGCAAAAAATATGATTTTTTACAACGGAAAAAGGATTTTACTAAAAAAAATTTTTTTGTTTTTTTTCTAAAACTATCTTTAAACTTTAAAAGTAATTATATAAATTATTTTGTCAAATATTTCAACCTTTTTGTAACATAATTGTCACATTGTATTGTTATATTAAAACTATAAAATCTTTCCCCAAGATGTTTTAATATATAGTTTTAGGAAATAGGATAATTTGAAGAGATGTCAAATTATCCTATTTTTCTTTACATTAAAAAAAATATATATTAAAATATATTAGAGAATCACTAAAAATATTTTAGGAGGATTAAGATGATAAAAACAAATAAAGAATTTTTAGTTAAACAATCAGTTGGAGGAAAGGTTCACAGTCCAATTATAGCTTCACCTTATAGAATTTCTAGAGATGGAGTACCTATGATACTTCCTGCTACTGGAGGAATTTCATACAATGTAAAAGTTGGAGATTCTTGCATGAAATGGGTTGGGGATCATGTTGAGCCTGGTGTAAGTGTTAGAAATGAAAATACTAATGAAAATAATGCTCTTATGGTACTTGGTTGCATAGGAAATGAAGCTAAAATTATGTCTGGAGATGCTAAAGGAGCTACTGGTTTTGTAACTGGTGGACATGGTGGTATTGAACATACATTAATATATTTTGATGATGAAACTTTAGAAAAATTAAATATAGATGACAAAATTTTAGTTAAAGCTTTTGGACAAGGATTAAAAATAGAAGGATTTGATGATATTGTTTGTATGAATATAGATCCAGAGCTTTTAGAAAAAATGGATATTAGAGTTACTGAAGATGGATGTTTAGAAGTTCCAGTAGCTACTGAGATACCACCATATTTAATGGGTTCTGGTGTGGGAAGTTCAACAGCTTTCTCTGGGGATTATGATATTATGACTGGGGATAAAGAAGCTAATGAAAAATATGGTATCAATGATTTAAGATTTGGAGATATAGTTCTTCTTCAAGATTGCAATAACTGCTTTGGTAGAGATTACTTAAAAGGGTCTGTTACTATTGGAGTTGTAGTTCACAGCGACTGTATAAAAGCTGGACATGGACCAGGAGTAACAGCTATAATGAGTTGTCCTACTTCTAAAATTAAAGGAAGAAAAGATAAAAACGCTAATATAGCTTATTATATGAATGTTATGAGATAAAAATAAAAGCTATTGCAAATTAACTAAAATGTTACTTTGTAATAGCTTTTTTCTATTTTAAATTATCTTATTTCCTTCTAAAAGAAAGAGCTTCCATCAAATGAAAACGTTTTATCTCAATACTATCATCTAAATCAGCTATTGTTCTAGCAGTTTTTAAAATTTTATCATAACCTCTAGCTGAAATTCCTAACATCTGAATAGCACTTTTAAAATACTCTCTATCCTCTGGCAAAATCTTACAATATTTTTTTATATCTGAAGAGGACATATTGCTATTTAAAACTTCATCATTTCCAAACCTTTCTCTTTGAATCTCTCTAACCCTTATAACCCTCTTTCTAATCTCTTCTGAACTTTCTGCAACTGAACTATTCATAAGCTCATCTTCTGACAATCTTCTCATCTCAATATGAATATCTATTCTATCCATAATAGGACCTGAAAGCTTTTTCATATATTTAGTAACTTCATGTTGAGAACAACTGCATTTACCCCCTTCAAAATAGAACCCACATGGACAAGGATTACTCGTTCCTACTAATAAAAATTTGCTTGGAAAATTCACCTTATAATGTGCTCTTGTTATAGATATTTTTCCATCTTCTAAAGGTTGACGTAAACTTTCTAATACACTTCTTGGAAACTCTGCTAACTCATCTAAAAGTAAAATTCCATTTGATGCTAAAGTTATCTCTCCGGGGCTTATCTTTTTTCCACCACCTATAATAGCTGTTGGTGAACTTGTATGATGAGGGGCTCTAAAAGGACGTTTGTTAATAATAGGATTTTCACTATTTAACTCTCCAGCAACACTATAAATTTTAGTACTTTGAATTATCTCATTTTCTGTCATAGGTGGTAAAATTGTTATCATTCTCTTTGCTAACATTGATTTTCCTGAACCTGGACTCCCTATTAAAAGAATATTATGTCCACCTGCTGCTGCAATCTCCATTCCTCTTTTAGCTAGGGTTTGACCTTTTACCTCACTAAAATCAACTTTATACTCTATATTCAATTTTCTTTGAGGTTTTTCAAAAATAGGTTTAGTGTTATTACTTATAAAATCTGCTACCTCTTTTAAATGAGATACAGGAATAATATCTATTCCCTCAATTAAACTAGCCTCTTCTAAATTTTCTAGAGGAAGTACAACTCCTGTATAATTTTTTTCTTTGGCTAAAATCATACTATTTATTATTCCCTTTATTCCTCTTACTTTTCCATCAAGGGATAGCTCTCCAAGAAAAATATAGTTATCTAAAATGTCGTTTTTATCTCTAATATATCCCATAGCCAACATTATTCCCACAGCTATTGGCAAATCAAATTGAGCCCCCTCTTTTTTTATCCCTGCTGGGGATAGATTAACTATCATTCTTTTTGGTTCAACTTTATAATCACAATTTTTCAGAGCTGTTTTTATTCTATCTTTACTTTCAGAAATAGCAGTATCTCCTAATCCTACTATTGAAAAAATAGGAAGTCCATTGCTAATATCTATTTCTACTTCTATTAAGTAAGGTTCAACACCTAAATAACTAGAACTAAAAACTCTAATATTCATCTTTTTTCCCCCTTAAAATCCTTTTATTTAATTATAACTTTCTTTCTAAGAATAGGCTAATTTTTTATATGTAAATATTGTAATTATAAATTTTAAAGAGCTTTTAATTTTCTATAATATGTGTTATTCTATAAAAAGAAATTGTGTAATTCAGGAGGAAAAATTGAATATTTTACAAGTGATACTTATAGGAATTGGTTTATCTATGGATGCTTTTGCTATCTCTCTTTGTCATGGACTTTGCAAAAAAAATATTAGCTTAAATGATATTCTTCAACCTGCCATTATATTTGGAGGTTTTCAAGCATTGATGCCAATAATCGGATTTTTTATTGGAAGTATATTCAGTGAAAAAATTTCTCAATATGGGAATATAATTGCATTTATAATTTTAGTTTACCTAGGAATAAATATGATTAAAGAAGCTAAAAGTGAAGAGAACGAAGAGTGTAGCTGTAAAACAGATAGAGAGAATAAACTAAAAAATCTTTTATTTATGGGAATTGCTACTAGTATTGATGCTCTTGCTGTAGGATTCACTTTTTCATTAACAGAAGTAACTAATATCTATTTTCAAGGTTCAGTAATAGGAATAGTTACCTTTATTATTGCAGGATGTGGAGTTATTATGGGGCATAAATTTGGAACTCTTTTAGAGAGTAAGGCTCAATATTTAGGAGGAGCAATTTTAATTTTAATAGGAATAAAAACATTAATTGGAAACTTTTTATAGAGTTTTAGGAGGATAAAATGACTTTAAGACACTTACAAATTTTTGTAGAAGTAGCAAAATGTGGAAAAATGAGCCAAGCTGCAACTAACTTATTTGTTTCTCAACCAACAGTAAGTCAAGCTATTGGAGAACTAGAATCACATTACAATATTAAGTTATTTGAAAGATATCCTAAAACTCTTTCTATAACAGAAAAAGGAAAGATCTTTTTAGAACAGGCTAAACATGTACTAGAAGCTTTTCACACTTTAGAAACTACTATTAAAAATCCTAATTATGAATATACCTTAAATATAGGGGTAACTATAACAGTTGGAAGTTGTATTATCAGTGATATTCTAAAAGTATTTAAAGAAAAATACCCAAATATAAAGGTTAAAGTCTATGCCAATAATACTAAAGTTATTGAAGAAAAACTTTTAACAAATGAATTGGATATTGGGTTAGTTGAGGGAATGATTAAAAGTTTTACACTGATAAGCAAACCTATTATAGAAGATAGACTTGTTTTAGTTTGTGGTAGTGAGCATCCTATTTTAAAGAAAGAAAATATAAGTTTACAAGATTTAGAAAATGAAGCCTTTCTTTTAAGAGAAGAGGGAAGTGGAACAAGAGAACTTTTTATTAATTTTATGCACTCAAAGGGAGTAACTATTGATGTTACTTGGGAATGTAGTAACCCTGCTGCAATAATTCAAGGAGTAATTAATAATCATGGACTCTCTGTAATATCAGCTAGATTAATTGAAAATGAATTGAAAAATGGTAAACTTCACATAATAAATATTGAAGATTTTCAATGGCCTCGTTCATTTAAGTTAGTTTATCATAAAAATAAATATAAAAATACAGCTATAAAAAATTTTGTTGAAGTAGCTCAAGAATATAAGTAGATATAATTTAAGCTACATCTTTTATCTTAAAAATATAAGGTAGGAGATGTAGTTTTTTTATTTTATATAGGAAAAAAGGTAACTACTCAGCTATGTAGTTTACAAAAAATTAAAAATCAGCTAAAAATTAGGAGAATTTGCTTA
This sequence is a window from Fusobacterium varium. Protein-coding genes within it:
- a CDS encoding PFL family protein, whose protein sequence is MISRVEIQETNRMIAEENLDVRTITMGISLIDCADPDINKFNENIYKKITTYAKDLVKVGDEIAKHFGIPVVNKRISVTPIAIAAAGCKTDSYVSIAKTLDKAAEACGVNFIGGFSALVQKGCTPSDRILLDSIPEALAVTERVCSSVNIGTSRNGLNMNAVKKMGEIIKETAELTKDRDSIGCAKFVVFCNAVEDNPFMAGAFHGVGEADCVINVGVSGPGVVKKALTEARDADFETLCEVVKKTAFKITRVGQLVAQEASKRLNVPFGIIDLSLAPTPAVGDSIAEIFQEMGLEQAGAPGTTAALAILNDNVKKGGVMASSYVGGLSGAFIPVSEDHAMIEAAELGALTLEKLEAMTCVCSVGLDMIAIPGNTSAATISGIIADEAAIGMVNNKTTAARLIPVVGKDVGDQVEFGGLLGYAPIMAVNKFSCEKFVNRGGRVPAPIHSFKN
- a CDS encoding ACT domain-containing protein gives rise to the protein MKCVITVFGKDKVGIIAKTCAYLSEVNINILDISQTIVDGYFNMMMIVDISKISKPMEVAAEELKGIGKELGVIVSMQHEDIFNCMHRI
- a CDS encoding DUF4438 domain-containing protein translates to MIKTNKEFLVKQSVGGKVHSPIIASPYRISRDGVPMILPATGGISYNVKVGDSCMKWVGDHVEPGVSVRNENTNENNALMVLGCIGNEAKIMSGDAKGATGFVTGGHGGIEHTLIYFDDETLEKLNIDDKILVKAFGQGLKIEGFDDIVCMNIDPELLEKMDIRVTEDGCLEVPVATEIPPYLMGSGVGSSTAFSGDYDIMTGDKEANEKYGINDLRFGDIVLLQDCNNCFGRDYLKGSVTIGVVVHSDCIKAGHGPGVTAIMSCPTSKIKGRKDKNANIAYYMNVMR
- a CDS encoding YifB family Mg chelatase-like AAA ATPase; translation: MNIRVFSSSYLGVEPYLIEVEIDISNGLPIFSIVGLGDTAISESKDRIKTALKNCDYKVEPKRMIVNLSPAGIKKEGAQFDLPIAVGIMLAMGYIRDKNDILDNYIFLGELSLDGKVRGIKGIINSMILAKEKNYTGVVLPLENLEEASLIEGIDIIPVSHLKEVADFISNNTKPIFEKPQRKLNIEYKVDFSEVKGQTLAKRGMEIAAAGGHNILLIGSPGSGKSMLAKRMITILPPMTENEIIQSTKIYSVAGELNSENPIINKRPFRAPHHTSSPTAIIGGGKKISPGEITLASNGILLLDELAEFPRSVLESLRQPLEDGKISITRAHYKVNFPSKFLLVGTSNPCPCGFYFEGGKCSCSQHEVTKYMKKLSGPIMDRIDIHIEMRRLSEDELMNSSVAESSEEIRKRVIRVREIQRERFGNDEVLNSNMSSSDIKKYCKILPEDREYFKSAIQMLGISARGYDKILKTARTIADLDDSIEIKRFHLMEALSFRRK
- a CDS encoding manganese efflux pump — its product is MNILQVILIGIGLSMDAFAISLCHGLCKKNISLNDILQPAIIFGGFQALMPIIGFFIGSIFSEKISQYGNIIAFIILVYLGINMIKEAKSEENEECSCKTDRENKLKNLLFMGIATSIDALAVGFTFSLTEVTNIYFQGSVIGIVTFIIAGCGVIMGHKFGTLLESKAQYLGGAILILIGIKTLIGNFL
- a CDS encoding LysR family transcriptional regulator, yielding MTLRHLQIFVEVAKCGKMSQAATNLFVSQPTVSQAIGELESHYNIKLFERYPKTLSITEKGKIFLEQAKHVLEAFHTLETTIKNPNYEYTLNIGVTITVGSCIISDILKVFKEKYPNIKVKVYANNTKVIEEKLLTNELDIGLVEGMIKSFTLISKPIIEDRLVLVCGSEHPILKKENISLQDLENEAFLLREEGSGTRELFINFMHSKGVTIDVTWECSNPAAIIQGVINNHGLSVISARLIENELKNGKLHIINIEDFQWPRSFKLVYHKNKYKNTAIKNFVEVAQEYK